A genomic stretch from Sinorhizobium terangae includes:
- a CDS encoding lytic transglycosylase domain-containing protein, giving the protein MRISSVAAVAACFGMSVAGMDVSYAGDVDKTIKTSSLQSVTRTTGYPKPDLSLSTGSQYTILIQSYAKQFGVPAGLAHAVVQIESNFDANARGSAGEIGLMQIKPATARMMGYSGSAKGLYDPETNIKFGMMYLAKAQELSDGSTCGTILKYNAGHGAKRMNPVSKRYCGKVESILN; this is encoded by the coding sequence ATGAGAATATCGTCTGTTGCTGCGGTGGCGGCATGCTTTGGCATGTCCGTTGCCGGGATGGATGTGTCGTATGCAGGGGATGTCGACAAAACCATCAAGACCTCTTCGCTTCAGTCAGTGACCAGAACGACTGGTTATCCGAAGCCTGACCTGAGCCTGTCGACGGGCTCGCAATATACGATCCTCATCCAATCCTACGCCAAGCAATTTGGCGTCCCCGCCGGCCTCGCCCACGCCGTCGTTCAGATCGAAAGCAACTTCGACGCGAATGCACGCGGCAGCGCCGGTGAGATCGGCCTCATGCAGATCAAGCCCGCCACTGCCCGCATGATGGGCTACTCCGGTTCCGCCAAGGGTCTCTACGATCCGGAAACCAACATCAAGTTCGGCATGATGTATCTGGCGAAGGCGCAAGAGCTCTCGGACGGCTCAACCTGCGGCACCATCCTGAAATACAACGCCGGCCATGGCGCCAAGCGCATGAACCCGGTGTCGAAGCGCTATTGCGGCAAGGTCGAGAGCATCCTGAACTAA
- a CDS encoding N-acetylmuramoyl-L-alanine amidase — protein MTAKTCDFPGARLVPSPNYGERAGGRNPDMILLHYTGMETAASALDWLCREESQVSSHYFVHEDGRVDQLVAEGRRAWHAGKSSWKGETDINSCSIGIEIANAGHPGGLPDFPEAQVDAVVELCRDCGQRWSIAPERVLAHSDVAPIRKVDPGEKFPWHVLHAKGVGHWVEPTPVGGGRFFQRGDRGQPVEAIQSLLSLYGYGIEITGDFCEKTEGAVAAFQRHFRQARVDGIADVSTINTLHRLLSALPNRSV, from the coding sequence ATGACAGCGAAGACATGCGATTTTCCCGGTGCGCGTCTGGTGCCGTCGCCCAATTACGGCGAGCGCGCCGGCGGGCGAAATCCGGATATGATCCTGCTGCACTATACCGGCATGGAGACGGCCGCTTCGGCGCTCGACTGGCTTTGCCGCGAGGAAAGCCAGGTCTCCAGCCACTATTTCGTCCATGAGGACGGTCGCGTCGACCAGCTCGTCGCCGAGGGGCGACGCGCCTGGCACGCGGGCAAAAGCTCGTGGAAAGGCGAGACGGACATCAACTCCTGTTCGATCGGCATCGAGATCGCCAATGCCGGCCATCCGGGCGGACTGCCGGACTTCCCTGAAGCACAGGTCGACGCGGTCGTCGAATTGTGTCGGGACTGTGGCCAGCGCTGGTCCATCGCCCCGGAAAGAGTGCTTGCACATAGCGATGTGGCACCGATTCGCAAGGTCGATCCGGGAGAAAAATTTCCCTGGCATGTGCTGCACGCCAAGGGGGTCGGACACTGGGTGGAACCGACGCCGGTGGGCGGAGGCCGGTTTTTCCAGCGCGGTGACCGCGGGCAACCGGTCGAGGCCATCCAGTCGCTCTTGTCTCTCTACGGCTATGGAATTGAAATAACAGGCGATTTCTGTGAGAAGACGGAAGGCGCCGTGGCCGCTTTCCAGCGGCATTTCCGTCAGGCGAGAGTGGACGGAATCGCCGATGTTTCGACCATCAACACGCTTCACCGCCTGCTCTCCGCACTTCCGAATCGCAGCGTTTAG
- a CDS encoding J domain-containing protein: protein MSFWDSLLKIVTATGNALAGVVEAVRTLFEGDPETRRKVAFSVAMIALSAKMAKADGIVSETEVAAFRDIFKFPADQAQNVARLYNLARQDVAGYEAYAEKMASLCSSCEKNCPILEDIIDGLFHIAKSDGAVHEKELAFLMRVAEIFKMDEEHFQRIMARHVHLTGDPYEVLGVSPKDDFAKIRRRYRVLVSENHPDMLVARGVPEEFHAIANDRMAALNAAYEAIEKERRAA, encoded by the coding sequence ATGTCATTCTGGGACAGCCTGCTGAAAATCGTCACAGCCACGGGCAATGCGCTCGCGGGCGTGGTAGAGGCCGTACGCACCCTCTTTGAAGGGGATCCGGAAACGCGGCGCAAGGTCGCGTTCTCGGTCGCAATGATCGCCCTTTCCGCGAAGATGGCGAAGGCCGACGGCATCGTCAGCGAGACCGAGGTTGCCGCCTTCCGCGATATCTTCAAATTTCCCGCCGATCAGGCGCAGAACGTTGCGCGTCTCTACAACCTCGCGCGTCAGGACGTCGCGGGCTACGAGGCCTATGCCGAGAAAATGGCGTCGCTGTGCTCTTCCTGCGAAAAGAACTGCCCGATCCTCGAGGACATCATCGACGGGCTCTTCCACATCGCGAAGTCCGATGGCGCCGTGCATGAGAAGGAACTCGCTTTCCTCATGCGGGTCGCGGAGATCTTCAAGATGGACGAGGAGCATTTCCAGCGCATCATGGCGCGCCATGTCCATCTCACGGGTGATCCCTATGAGGTGCTGGGCGTGTCGCCGAAGGACGATTTCGCCAAGATCCGCAGGCGCTATCGCGTGCTCGTGTCCGAGAACCATCCGGACATGCTGGTGGCGCGGGGCGTGCCGGAGGAATTTCACGCGATCGCGAACGATCGCATGGCGGCGCTCAACGCAGCCTATGAGGCGATCGAGAAAGAACGCCGCGCCGCATGA
- a CDS encoding pyrophosphate--fructose-6-phosphate 1-phosphotransferase, giving the protein MAKKKVAMLTAGGLAPCLSSAVGGLIERYTDIAPDYELVAYRSGYQGLLLADRIEITRDMREKAHILHRHGGSPIGNSRVKLTNTADCVKRGLVKEGQNPLRVAAERLASDGVTILHTIGGDDTNTTAADLAAYLGANGYDLTVVGLPKTVDNDVVPIRQTLGAWTAAEYGARFFDNVSNEQSAAPRTLVVHEVMGRHCGWLTAATARSYIQMAKDKEYVDGFMMNKQLKSIDGLYLPEMKFDLDAEAERLREVMDRAGFVTLFVSEGACLDAIVAEREAAGETVKRDAFGHVKIDTINVGNWFSKQFAALLGAERSMVQKSGYYARSAPANGDDLRLIQGMVDLSVESALNKVSGVTGHDEDQGGKLRTIEFPRIKGGKHFDMSTKWFGDVMDVIGQKWQAAD; this is encoded by the coding sequence ATGGCCAAGAAGAAAGTCGCAATGCTGACGGCGGGCGGGCTCGCCCCCTGCCTTTCATCCGCAGTCGGCGGCCTGATCGAACGGTACACGGACATTGCGCCCGACTACGAACTCGTTGCCTACCGTTCCGGATATCAGGGCCTGCTTCTCGCTGACCGCATCGAGATCACCAGGGACATGCGCGAGAAGGCGCATATCCTCCACCGCCACGGTGGTTCGCCGATCGGCAACAGCCGCGTCAAACTTACCAACACAGCCGACTGCGTGAAACGCGGGCTCGTCAAGGAAGGTCAGAACCCGCTTCGGGTCGCCGCCGAAAGGCTGGCCTCGGACGGTGTCACGATCCTGCATACGATCGGCGGCGACGACACCAATACGACGGCGGCCGATCTTGCCGCCTATCTCGGCGCGAACGGCTATGACCTGACAGTGGTCGGCCTGCCAAAGACAGTCGACAACGACGTCGTGCCGATCCGCCAGACTCTCGGCGCCTGGACGGCGGCCGAATACGGCGCCCGCTTCTTCGACAATGTCAGCAACGAGCAGAGCGCGGCGCCGCGCACGCTCGTCGTCCACGAAGTGATGGGCCGCCATTGCGGCTGGCTGACAGCGGCAACCGCGCGCTCCTATATCCAGATGGCCAAAGACAAGGAATATGTCGACGGCTTCATGATGAACAAACAGCTGAAGAGCATTGATGGCCTCTACCTGCCGGAGATGAAGTTCGATCTGGACGCCGAGGCAGAGCGCCTGCGCGAAGTCATGGACCGCGCTGGTTTCGTCACCCTGTTCGTCAGCGAAGGTGCCTGCCTCGACGCGATCGTCGCCGAGCGCGAGGCGGCCGGCGAGACAGTGAAGCGTGATGCTTTCGGCCACGTAAAGATCGACACGATCAACGTCGGCAACTGGTTCTCGAAGCAGTTTGCAGCTCTTCTCGGCGCCGAACGCTCGATGGTGCAGAAGTCCGGCTATTACGCCCGCTCCGCGCCTGCCAATGGCGACGACCTTCGCCTGATCCAGGGCATGGTCGACCTTTCGGTCGAAAGCGCTCTAAACAAGGTCTCCGGGGTCACCGGCCATGACGAGGACCAGGGCGGCAAGCTGCGCACGATCGAGTTTCCGCGCATCAAGGGCGGCAAGCATTTCGACATGTCGACCAAGTGGTTCGGCGACGTCATGGACGTCATCGGCCAGAAGTGGCAGGCGGCAGACTAA
- a CDS encoding LysE family translocator gives MSFEHWFAFAAASAVLLAIPGPTILLVISYSLGHGRKTAGATVAGVTLGDFTAMTASMLGLGALLATSAAIFTILKWVGAAYLVWLGIKLWKAPVGGEDQDADGAAAPERPWRIFLHAYAVTALNPKSIIFFVAFLPQFLDLSRPLFAQMVVFEATFLILAALNAMLYAFLASAARNTIRKPNIRRVVNRTGGSLLVGAGVLTAGLKRATS, from the coding sequence ATGTCCTTCGAACATTGGTTCGCCTTTGCCGCCGCCTCGGCAGTGCTGCTCGCCATCCCTGGCCCAACCATTCTTCTTGTGATTTCCTATTCCCTCGGGCACGGTCGCAAGACCGCCGGCGCGACCGTCGCCGGCGTCACCCTTGGTGACTTCACCGCCATGACCGCCTCGATGCTCGGCCTCGGCGCCCTGCTCGCCACGTCGGCTGCCATCTTCACCATTTTGAAGTGGGTCGGCGCCGCTTACCTCGTCTGGCTCGGCATCAAGCTCTGGAAGGCACCCGTCGGCGGCGAGGATCAGGATGCCGACGGCGCAGCCGCGCCGGAAAGGCCGTGGCGTATCTTTCTCCACGCCTATGCGGTCACCGCACTAAATCCGAAAAGCATCATCTTCTTCGTCGCCTTCCTGCCTCAGTTCCTCGATCTATCGCGACCGCTCTTCGCCCAGATGGTTGTATTTGAGGCGACGTTCCTCATACTCGCGGCACTCAATGCAATGCTCTATGCCTTTCTCGCCTCGGCCGCCCGAAACACGATCCGCAAACCGAATATTCGCCGCGTGGTCAACCGCACCGGCGGCTCGCTGCTGGTCGGCGCCGGCGTGCTGACGGCCGGTCTGAAGCGGGCCACGTCGTGA
- a CDS encoding lytic transglycosylase domain-containing protein, with amino-acid sequence MAIFRISLSKQAFTAAALASVAIASGCSTVEHTSLEELTAIQTVTPIPKPGTEMTAYALPTPNGAATVASTALVSQTTPGETTPAATDAAAASTTTAVATVATEISPVAATAVPATATMPASDATLAYAAPERVAIPTAKPGQAFEVAMASPAAPAVPSTASAALAEKPAGAEPVATPFLGIAVAWESDFDTGEPVGLETLVAKRMIVPTARPNTGVIGSAVGAVANVIPDSLKFSKTPTSSRPELDRLIKYYAELNGIPVELVHRVVKRESNYNPRAYSKGNYGLMQIRYNTAKGLGYEGPAEGLFDAETNLKYATKYLRGAWMVADSQHDGAVKLYASGYYYHAKRKGLLDALDMR; translated from the coding sequence ATGGCTATATTCCGTATCTCCCTTTCAAAACAGGCATTTACGGCCGCTGCCCTGGCATCGGTGGCCATTGCCTCGGGGTGCTCCACGGTCGAGCATACGTCGCTTGAAGAACTGACCGCCATACAGACGGTCACCCCCATCCCCAAGCCCGGAACGGAAATGACGGCCTATGCCCTGCCGACACCGAACGGGGCGGCAACCGTAGCTTCGACAGCCCTTGTTTCTCAAACGACGCCCGGTGAGACCACACCGGCCGCGACGGACGCGGCCGCGGCATCGACGACAACCGCGGTGGCAACCGTGGCAACTGAGATCTCTCCAGTAGCGGCGACCGCGGTACCTGCAACTGCGACGATGCCGGCGAGCGATGCGACGCTGGCCTATGCCGCGCCTGAGAGGGTAGCGATTCCCACGGCCAAGCCCGGTCAGGCGTTTGAAGTGGCGATGGCATCACCAGCGGCGCCCGCAGTCCCCTCGACAGCATCGGCCGCACTCGCGGAAAAGCCGGCCGGCGCCGAGCCGGTGGCCACGCCCTTCCTCGGGATTGCTGTCGCCTGGGAATCGGATTTCGACACGGGCGAGCCGGTCGGCCTCGAAACGCTGGTCGCCAAGCGGATGATCGTTCCGACGGCACGGCCGAACACTGGCGTGATCGGCTCGGCTGTCGGCGCCGTCGCAAACGTCATTCCCGACTCGCTGAAGTTTTCAAAGACGCCGACCAGTTCCCGTCCCGAGCTCGACCGGCTGATCAAATATTACGCCGAGCTGAACGGTATTCCGGTGGAGCTCGTGCACCGGGTCGTCAAGCGCGAGAGCAACTACAATCCCCGCGCCTACAGCAAGGGCAACTACGGCCTGATGCAGATCCGCTACAACACCGCGAAGGGGCTCGGTTATGAAGGACCGGCCGAAGGCCTGTTCGACGCGGAAACCAACCTCAAATACGCGACCAAGTACCTGCGCGGCGCCTGGATGGTGGCCGACAGCCAGCATGACGGGGCGGTGAAGCTCTACGCCAGTGGCTACTATTATCACGCCAAGCGCAAAGGCCTGCTCGACGCGCTGGACATGCGGTAA
- a CDS encoding serine hydrolase domain-containing protein, producing the protein MKRLLKTTAGAVVVGLAGIGGWLALFPPELLKVGDGYAAKIVCSNVFLAKRDPQAVLAEDVQAPGHPLLKFVSVSVDREKQSVTARIFGFAAPGRAVHRPGLGCTNVDDSGAQALAGSVSETKDETGAYEAHDAAVAWPDGSKAEIDPAIQGVIEDAGLAGPGIRAIAVVRDGRLVAETYGPGFDRDTPLLGWSMTKSVTAALVGLRIGEGKMDVARGDLLPAWAGDDRSRIKLADLLAMQSGLAFNEDYGDVTDVTRMLYLESDMAGFVASKQLDTQPAAKFRYSSGTSNLLSQLWMRTFDDPAEALAYPRKALFAPLGMTSAVMETDASGTFVGSSYMYATAQDWARFAQFLLDGGSWKGRRILPEGYVSFMRTPSTASGGDYGSGQVWLQENGIRAGTGNFPADTFWMLGHDGQTIMLVPSLRLAVVRLGLTPSRTGYDVQKLNAKIIEALD; encoded by the coding sequence ATGAAACGTTTGCTGAAGACGACCGCCGGGGCGGTGGTCGTCGGTCTTGCGGGCATCGGCGGCTGGCTGGCGCTGTTTCCGCCGGAGCTTCTGAAGGTCGGCGACGGCTATGCCGCCAAGATCGTCTGCTCCAATGTCTTCCTTGCCAAACGCGATCCGCAAGCCGTTCTTGCGGAAGACGTACAGGCGCCCGGTCACCCGCTCCTGAAGTTCGTCAGCGTCTCGGTCGATCGGGAGAAGCAGAGCGTGACGGCGCGCATATTCGGCTTTGCCGCTCCTGGCCGAGCGGTGCACAGGCCGGGACTTGGCTGCACCAATGTCGATGACAGCGGAGCGCAAGCGCTTGCGGGTTCGGTGAGCGAGACAAAAGACGAGACGGGAGCATACGAGGCCCATGATGCTGCCGTTGCCTGGCCCGACGGCAGCAAGGCCGAGATCGACCCGGCGATTCAAGGCGTCATAGAAGATGCCGGCCTGGCAGGTCCCGGCATACGGGCGATCGCCGTCGTGCGGGATGGCCGGCTGGTCGCGGAGACCTATGGACCCGGGTTTGATCGGGATACGCCTCTGCTCGGCTGGTCGATGACGAAGTCGGTGACGGCGGCGCTGGTTGGCCTGCGGATCGGTGAGGGAAAAATGGATGTCGCTCGCGGCGACCTGCTGCCCGCCTGGGCCGGCGATGATCGGTCGCGGATCAAGCTTGCCGACTTGTTGGCGATGCAGAGTGGGCTCGCGTTCAACGAGGACTATGGCGACGTCACCGACGTGACGCGCATGCTCTATCTCGAAAGCGACATGGCCGGCTTCGTGGCATCAAAGCAGCTAGACACGCAGCCGGCCGCGAAATTCCGCTATTCGAGCGGCACCAGCAATCTCCTCTCCCAACTATGGATGCGGACGTTCGACGACCCGGCCGAAGCGCTCGCCTATCCGCGCAAGGCGCTCTTCGCTCCGCTCGGCATGACCAGCGCCGTGATGGAAACGGACGCGAGCGGCACCTTCGTCGGTTCCTCCTACATGTATGCGACCGCACAGGACTGGGCGCGCTTTGCGCAGTTTCTGCTGGATGGTGGAAGCTGGAAGGGCAGGCGGATTTTGCCTGAGGGTTATGTTTCCTTCATGCGCACGCCATCGACGGCATCCGGCGGCGATTATGGCTCTGGCCAGGTGTGGCTGCAGGAGAACGGCATTCGGGCCGGCACGGGCAACTTCCCTGCGGATACCTTCTGGATGCTCGGACACGACGGACAGACGATCATGCTCGTTCCCTCTCTGCGGCTGGCCGTCGTCCGCCTCGGCCTCACGCCGTCGCGCACCGGCTACGACGTGCAGAAGCTGAATGCGAAAATAATAGAGGCGCTCGACTGA
- a CDS encoding DUF3419 family protein → MTELAPDAGFGRKNPKLKSALLQHKPLSLAGLSERLFGLLFSGLVYPQIWEDPSVDMAAMQIRPGHRIVTIGSGGCNMLTYLSAGPAHIDVVDLNPHHIALNRLKLAAFRHLPSHKDIVRFLAEAGTRSNVQAFDLFLAPKLDAATRAYWSGRSLDGRRRIGVFGRNIYRTGLLGRFIAASHLLARLHGINPEEFVQARSMREQRQFFDDKLAPLFDRPVIRWITSRKSSLFGLGIPPQQFDELASLSAEKSLAAVLRHRLEKLTCHFPLRENYFAWQAFARRYPLPHEGELPAYLQAENHEAIRDHADRVEVHHASFTELLARKAASSVDRYVLLDAQDWMTDRQLNDLWTEITRTADRGAVVIFRTAAEASILPGRVSAALLDQWHYDAETSIKLGAADRSAIYGGFHVYRKKA, encoded by the coding sequence ATGACCGAACTCGCTCCCGATGCCGGCTTTGGCAGGAAGAATCCGAAGCTGAAAAGCGCGCTGCTGCAGCACAAGCCCCTCTCCCTCGCCGGCCTGTCGGAACGCCTGTTCGGGCTGCTATTCTCCGGTCTCGTCTATCCGCAGATCTGGGAAGACCCGAGCGTCGACATGGCAGCAATGCAGATCCGTCCCGGACACCGCATCGTGACGATCGGTTCAGGCGGTTGCAACATGCTGACCTATCTCTCCGCCGGCCCTGCCCATATCGATGTCGTCGACCTCAATCCGCACCATATCGCACTGAACCGGCTGAAACTTGCCGCCTTCCGCCACCTGCCGAGCCACAAGGATATCGTGCGCTTTCTCGCCGAAGCCGGCACGCGGTCGAATGTGCAGGCCTTCGACCTCTTCCTCGCGCCGAAGCTCGACGCGGCGACCCGCGCATACTGGAGCGGCCGGTCCCTCGACGGACGCCGACGCATCGGCGTCTTCGGCCGCAACATCTATCGAACCGGCCTTCTCGGTCGCTTCATTGCCGCCAGTCACCTGCTCGCCCGTCTCCACGGCATCAATCCGGAAGAGTTCGTCCAGGCGCGCTCGATGCGTGAACAACGCCAGTTCTTCGACGACAAGCTCGCGCCGCTGTTCGACCGTCCGGTCATCCGCTGGATCACCAGCCGCAAGAGCTCGCTTTTCGGCCTCGGCATCCCGCCCCAGCAGTTCGATGAGCTCGCTAGCCTCAGCGCGGAGAAGTCGCTTGCCGCGGTGCTGCGGCACCGTCTTGAAAAGCTCACCTGCCATTTCCCGCTCCGCGAGAACTATTTCGCCTGGCAGGCTTTCGCGCGGCGCTACCCGCTGCCGCACGAGGGCGAACTGCCGGCCTATCTGCAGGCCGAGAACCACGAAGCGATCCGCGATCATGCGGACCGCGTCGAGGTCCATCACGCAAGCTTCACCGAACTGCTTGCCCGCAAGGCGGCTTCGTCAGTCGATCGTTATGTGTTGCTCGACGCGCAAGACTGGATGACCGATCGGCAGTTGAACGACCTTTGGACGGAGATCACGCGCACCGCCGACCGCGGCGCCGTGGTGATTTTCCGCACCGCCGCGGAAGCGAGCATCCTGCCGGGCCGCGTTTCCGCTGCACTGCTCGACCAGTGGCACTACGATGCCGAAACGTCCATCAAACTCGGCGCAGCGGACCGTTCGGCCATCTACGGCGGCTTCCACGTCTATCGGAAGAAAGCATGA
- a CDS encoding class I SAM-dependent methyltransferase, protein MNAAQPLENNHARLMDQMYRYQRYIYDFTRKYYLFGRDTLIRELNPPAGASVLEVGCGTGRNLAMIGELYPGRHLYGLDISAEMLATATAKLRRHGLSSVNLRVADATNFTPAAFGQPGFDRIVISYALSMIPEWEKSLEAAIAALNPGGSLHIADFGQQEGWPGGFRRLLQAWLKRFHVTPRETLFEIMREKAKRNGATLELKSIGRGYAWLAVYRRPDRNGA, encoded by the coding sequence ATGAACGCCGCCCAGCCCTTGGAAAACAACCACGCCCGCCTGATGGACCAGATGTACCGCTATCAGCGCTACATCTATGACTTCACTCGGAAATATTACCTCTTCGGACGCGACACGCTGATCCGGGAGCTCAATCCGCCGGCGGGCGCCTCGGTGCTCGAAGTCGGCTGCGGCACCGGCCGCAACCTCGCCATGATCGGCGAACTCTATCCCGGTAGGCACCTGTACGGTCTGGACATTTCCGCGGAGATGCTCGCGACCGCGACGGCAAAGCTTCGGCGTCACGGCCTGTCGAGCGTAAACCTGCGCGTCGCCGATGCGACGAATTTCACGCCCGCCGCGTTCGGGCAACCGGGCTTCGACCGCATCGTCATCTCCTATGCGCTATCGATGATTCCCGAATGGGAGAAGTCGCTCGAGGCTGCGATCGCCGCCCTCAACCCCGGCGGCTCACTCCACATTGCCGACTTCGGCCAGCAGGAGGGTTGGCCCGGCGGTTTCCGCCGCCTGCTCCAGGCATGGCTGAAGCGCTTTCACGTGACGCCCCGCGAGACGCTTTTCGAGATCATGCGCGAGAAGGCGAAGAGAAACGGCGCGACGCTCGAATTGAAGTCGATCGGCCGGGGATATGCCTGGCTTGCCGTCTATCGTCGCCCGGATCGGAACGGCGCCTGA
- a CDS encoding glycoside hydrolase family 25 protein codes for MRRLLLALLPVATLLSACTSTDYDLVQTASISPRFQDTDPQDFGGRTPHRHNIHGIDVSKWNGNIDWARVKNSGVSFAFIKATEGKDRVDTRFNEYWQQARAAGIPYAPYHFYYFCSTADAQADWFIANVPKSAVYLPPVLDAEWNGESKTCRYRPSPETVRAEMKRFMDRLEAYYGKRPIIYTSVDFHRDNLVDQFKDYHFWVRSTAKHPGEVYVERRWAFWQYTSTGVIPGIQGSTDINAFAGSAKNWQKWVAAVSRAR; via the coding sequence ATGCGCCGGCTTCTCCTGGCTTTGCTGCCTGTTGCAACCCTTCTTTCCGCCTGCACCTCAACCGACTACGACCTGGTACAGACCGCTTCGATATCACCGCGGTTCCAGGATACGGACCCGCAGGATTTCGGCGGCCGCACGCCGCATCGTCACAACATCCACGGCATCGACGTTTCCAAGTGGAACGGCAACATCGACTGGGCGCGGGTGAAGAATTCGGGCGTCTCCTTCGCCTTCATCAAGGCGACAGAAGGCAAGGACAGGGTCGACACGCGCTTCAATGAATATTGGCAGCAGGCGCGCGCCGCCGGAATTCCCTATGCGCCCTACCATTTCTATTACTTCTGCTCGACGGCCGACGCCCAGGCCGACTGGTTCATCGCCAATGTGCCGAAGAGCGCCGTCTATTTGCCGCCGGTTCTGGATGCTGAATGGAACGGCGAGTCGAAGACCTGCCGCTATCGCCCCTCGCCCGAGACCGTACGCGCCGAGATGAAGCGCTTCATGGACCGGCTGGAGGCGTATTACGGCAAGCGGCCGATCATCTACACTTCCGTCGACTTCCATCGCGACAACCTCGTCGACCAGTTCAAGGACTATCACTTCTGGGTGCGCTCCACGGCCAAGCATCCGGGCGAGGTCTATGTCGAGCGCCGCTGGGCCTTCTGGCAATACACGAGCACGGGTGTCATCCCCGGCATCCAGGGAAGCACGGACATCAATGCCTTCGCCGGGTCCGCGAAAAACTGGCAGAAGTGGGTCGCAGCGGTTTCCCGCGCCAGATAG
- a CDS encoding lytic murein transglycosylase: MTGTARKALFTLGLLALASTSALAQTQPQTIPPVACGGDLATFLEGVKAEAVAKGIPADVADRALAGAAIDKKVLSRDRAQGVFKQTFTEFSKRTVSKARLDIGAQKMREYADVFARAESEFGVPAPVITAFWAMETDFGAVQGDFNTRNALVTLAHDCRRPEMFRPQLLAAIEMVQHGDLDPATTTGAWAGEIGQVQMLPEDIIAYGVDGDGDGHVNLKKSSPDAILTAAKFIQSLGFKAGQPWIQEVSVPENLPWEKTGLQSGMTAGDWFALGVTPRDGNTASSALEASLVLPQGRKGVAFLTYPNFNIYLEWNQSFIYTTSAAYFATRLAGAPPYQGGNPEPGLDDVEMKALQTRLQALGHDVGKIDGILGSGTRAALQKEQLKLGLPADGWATPELLQAL; encoded by the coding sequence ATGACTGGAACAGCCCGCAAAGCTCTTTTCACCCTCGGACTACTGGCGCTCGCCAGCACGTCAGCACTGGCGCAAACCCAACCGCAAACGATACCACCCGTGGCCTGCGGCGGTGATCTCGCCACGTTCCTCGAGGGCGTCAAGGCCGAGGCCGTTGCCAAGGGTATTCCGGCCGATGTCGCCGATCGGGCGCTCGCCGGCGCCGCAATCGACAAGAAGGTGCTGAGCCGTGACCGCGCCCAGGGCGTGTTCAAACAGACATTCACCGAGTTTTCCAAGCGAACCGTCAGCAAGGCCCGCCTCGATATCGGCGCGCAGAAGATGAGGGAATATGCCGACGTCTTCGCCCGGGCGGAAAGCGAATTCGGCGTGCCGGCGCCGGTCATCACTGCCTTCTGGGCGATGGAGACGGATTTCGGCGCGGTCCAGGGCGATTTCAACACGCGCAATGCGCTGGTGACGCTGGCACATGATTGCCGCCGTCCGGAAATGTTCCGGCCGCAGCTCCTTGCTGCGATCGAAATGGTGCAGCACGGCGACCTCGACCCGGCGACGACCACCGGCGCCTGGGCCGGCGAGATCGGCCAGGTGCAGATGCTGCCGGAAGACATCATCGCCTATGGCGTCGACGGCGATGGCGACGGCCACGTCAATCTGAAGAAGAGCTCGCCCGACGCCATTCTCACGGCGGCAAAGTTCATCCAGAGCCTCGGCTTCAAGGCCGGCCAGCCCTGGATCCAGGAGGTGAGCGTCCCGGAAAACCTGCCCTGGGAGAAGACCGGGCTGCAATCCGGCATGACGGCGGGCGACTGGTTCGCGCTCGGCGTCACGCCGCGTGACGGCAACACCGCCAGCAGCGCGCTTGAAGCATCGCTTGTGCTGCCGCAGGGCCGCAAGGGCGTCGCCTTCCTCACCTATCCGAATTTCAACATCTATCTCGAGTGGAACCAGTCGTTCATCTACACGACCTCCGCCGCCTATTTCGCGACCCGCCTCGCCGGCGCTCCGCCCTATCAGGGCGGTAATCCGGAGCCGGGCCTCGACGACGTCGAGATGAAGGCGTTGCAAACGCGGCTCCAGGCGCTTGGCCACGATGTCGGTAAGATCGATGGCATTCTCGGTTCCGGCACGCGCGCCGCACTGCAGAAGGAACAGCTGAAGCTCGGACTGCCTGCTGATGGTTGGGCAACGCCGGAGCTCTTGCAGGCGCTCTGA